In Mycolicibacterium alvei, a single window of DNA contains:
- the nrdI gene encoding class Ib ribonucleoside-diphosphate reductase assembly flavoprotein NrdI has product MSHLVYFSSVSENTHRFVQKLEWSEDRVTRIPLHGRIEVDEPYVLILPTYGGGRATPDINNGGYVPKQVIAFLNNEHNRSLIRGVIAAGNNNFGTEFAYAGNVISRKCAVPYLYRFELMGTPDDVDAVRAGLKDFWKDQTCHQPSQLQSL; this is encoded by the coding sequence ATGAGCCATCTGGTCTACTTCTCCAGTGTCTCGGAGAACACCCACCGCTTCGTCCAGAAGTTGGAATGGTCCGAAGACCGCGTCACCCGGATCCCGCTGCACGGCCGTATCGAGGTGGACGAACCCTACGTTCTGATCCTTCCCACCTACGGCGGCGGCCGTGCCACCCCCGACATCAACAACGGTGGCTACGTCCCCAAGCAGGTCATCGCTTTTCTGAACAATGAGCACAACCGGTCGTTGATCCGCGGCGTCATCGCCGCGGGCAACAACAACTTCGGTACGGAATTCGCCTATGCGGGCAACGTGATCTCCCGCAAGTGCGCTGTGCCATACCTCTATCGATTCGAACTCATGGGAACCCCGGACGACGTCGACGCCGTCCGCGCGGGGTTGAAAGACTTTTGGAAGGACCAGACGTGCCACCAACCGTCACAGCTGCAGAGCCTGTAA
- a CDS encoding redoxin NrdH has product MTVTVYTKPACVQCNATYKALEKQGIEFEKVDITLDSEARDYVMALGYLQAPVVVAGNEHWSGFRPDRIKALSTVAATA; this is encoded by the coding sequence ATGACCGTCACCGTGTACACCAAGCCCGCATGCGTGCAGTGCAACGCCACCTACAAGGCGTTGGAAAAGCAGGGCATCGAGTTCGAGAAGGTGGACATCACCCTCGACAGCGAGGCCCGTGACTACGTCATGGCGCTCGGTTACCTGCAGGCCCCGGTCGTGGTGGCGGGCAATGAGCACTGGTCGGGTTTCCGCCCCGACCGGATCAAGGCACTCAGCACGGTCGCGGCAACGGCGTAA
- a CDS encoding NAD(P)H-dependent oxidoreductase, which translates to MADIKVLVLVGSLRAASINRQIAELAVEQAPDGVELRLFDRLGELPFYNEDIDTADVAEPVAALRAVAADADAALVVTPEYNGSIPGVLKNAIDWLSRPFGDGALKDKPLAVVGAALGQYGGVWAHDETRKSFGIAGPRVVEDLKLSVPSKSLGGTHPRENVEVAEALRDIVGKLSAEVG; encoded by the coding sequence ATGGCCGATATCAAGGTGCTGGTGTTGGTAGGGAGCTTGCGGGCGGCGTCGATCAATCGACAGATCGCCGAGCTGGCGGTGGAGCAGGCGCCCGACGGGGTGGAACTGCGCCTGTTCGACCGGTTGGGGGAACTGCCGTTCTATAACGAGGACATCGACACCGCCGACGTGGCCGAGCCCGTGGCCGCTCTGCGGGCGGTGGCCGCCGACGCCGATGCCGCACTCGTCGTCACCCCCGAATACAACGGCAGCATCCCCGGCGTGTTGAAGAACGCCATCGACTGGCTGTCGCGGCCGTTCGGCGACGGCGCGCTCAAGGACAAGCCGCTCGCGGTGGTGGGCGCTGCCCTCGGGCAGTACGGCGGGGTGTGGGCGCACGACGAGACGCGCAAGTCCTTCGGTATCGCCGGGCCGCGCGTGGTCGAGGATCTCAAGCTCTCGGTGCCGTCCAAGTCGCTCGGTGGCACGCACCCGAGGGAGAACGTCGAGGTGGCCGAGGCGCTGCGCGACATCGTGGGCAAGCTCTCGGCCGAGGTCGGCTGA
- a CDS encoding TetR/AcrR family transcriptional regulator: MAASDRPTQLVGTDPAPQERGPGRVDAARNRALILDAARRLIAERGPDAVSTDDIAVAAGVGKGTVFRRFGSRAGLMMVLLDEDETAEQDAFMFGPPPLGPGAPPLDRLLAYGADRLRFVHCHQALLSDAVRDPALRYTGPFTLHRTHVRMLLETAGTTGDLDAQADALIALLDPDYLAHQLSLGRSLDDLTGAWQDTARKLCGR, from the coding sequence GTGGCAGCCTCCGACCGCCCGACCCAGCTCGTGGGCACCGATCCGGCGCCACAAGAACGCGGCCCGGGGCGTGTGGATGCCGCCCGGAACCGCGCCCTGATCCTCGACGCTGCACGTCGGCTCATCGCCGAACGCGGCCCCGACGCGGTCAGCACCGACGACATCGCGGTTGCGGCCGGCGTCGGAAAGGGCACGGTGTTCCGCAGGTTCGGCAGCCGTGCGGGGCTGATGATGGTACTGCTCGACGAGGACGAGACCGCCGAACAGGATGCCTTCATGTTCGGCCCGCCACCGCTGGGTCCCGGGGCACCGCCGTTGGACCGCCTACTGGCCTACGGCGCGGATCGTCTCCGGTTCGTACACTGCCACCAGGCTCTACTGTCCGATGCCGTCCGCGATCCCGCGCTGCGGTACACCGGCCCGTTCACCCTGCACCGCACCCACGTTCGGATGTTGCTCGAAACAGCGGGCACCACAGGAGATCTCGACGCGCAGGCCGATGCGCTGATCGCGCTGCTGGACCCTGACTACCTGGCCCACCAACTGTCCCTCGGCCGCAGTCTCGACGACCTGACCGGCGCGTGGCAGGACACCGCCCGCAAGTTGTGCGGCCGCTAG
- a CDS encoding DNA polymerase IV → MTAWVLHVDLDQFLASVELRRHPELQGLPVIVGGNGDPTEPRKVVTCASYEAREFGVHAGMPLRTAARKCPDATFLPSDPDAYDEASEQVMGLLRDLGHPLEVWGWDEAYLGADVEDPVELAERIRTVVAAETGLSCSVGISDNKQRAKVATGLAKPPRTRGADQAPGVYLLTESNWMQVMGDRPTDALWGVGPKTTKKLATLGITTVADLAATDATALTSAFGPTTGLWILLLAKGGGDSEVSSEPWIPRSRSHVVTFARDLTDRSEMDDAIRELTGRTLDEVVAQGRVVTRVAVTVRTATFYTRTKIRKLSSPSTDAGVITETALAVFDQFELDRPIRLLGVRLELSMDEIPAAPIVTADQ, encoded by the coding sequence ATGACCGCCTGGGTGCTGCATGTCGACCTGGACCAGTTTTTGGCCTCGGTCGAGTTGCGGCGCCACCCCGAACTGCAGGGCCTGCCGGTCATCGTCGGCGGCAACGGTGATCCCACCGAACCGCGCAAGGTGGTCACCTGCGCGTCGTACGAGGCGCGCGAGTTCGGGGTGCACGCCGGGATGCCATTGCGCACCGCGGCACGCAAATGCCCCGACGCCACGTTCCTGCCGTCGGACCCGGACGCTTACGACGAGGCGTCCGAACAGGTGATGGGACTGTTGCGCGATCTCGGCCATCCGCTGGAGGTCTGGGGATGGGACGAGGCCTACCTGGGCGCTGACGTCGAAGACCCGGTCGAGCTGGCCGAGCGCATCCGCACGGTGGTCGCCGCCGAGACCGGGCTCTCCTGCTCGGTGGGTATCAGCGACAACAAGCAGCGCGCCAAGGTCGCGACCGGGCTGGCCAAACCACCGCGCACGCGAGGAGCAGATCAGGCCCCGGGCGTCTACCTGCTCACCGAGTCCAACTGGATGCAGGTGATGGGTGACCGTCCGACCGACGCACTGTGGGGCGTCGGACCCAAGACCACCAAAAAGCTTGCCACGCTGGGTATCACCACTGTTGCCGATCTTGCCGCGACCGATGCCACGGCGCTCACCTCGGCCTTCGGGCCGACGACCGGGCTGTGGATCCTGTTGCTGGCCAAGGGCGGCGGCGACAGCGAAGTCAGTTCTGAGCCCTGGATTCCGCGGTCACGCAGTCATGTCGTCACCTTCGCCCGGGATCTCACCGACCGCAGCGAGATGGACGATGCCATCCGCGAACTGACCGGACGGACCCTCGACGAGGTGGTCGCACAGGGGCGCGTCGTCACTCGGGTGGCGGTCACGGTGCGCACCGCCACGTTCTACACCCGCACCAAGATCCGCAAGCTGAGCTCGCCGAGCACCGACGCGGGTGTCATCACCGAGACCGCGCTGGCGGTGTTCGATCAGTTCGAGCTGGACCGACCCATCCGGCTGCTGGGTGTTCGGCTCGAACTATCGATGGACGAGATTCCCGCTGCCCCAATTGTCACCGCCGACCAATAA
- a CDS encoding AAA family ATPase encodes MLQTIAIRGYRSLREVILPLAELTVVTGANGSGKSSIYRALRLLADCGRGQVIGSLAREGGLQSVLWAGPEQPSEHTQGTTRTRPVSLELGFAADDFGYLVDLGLPQMAGSGGEPSAFTHDPEIKREVVFAGPVLRPASTLVRRTREYAEVAAQSGRGFDELTRSLPSYRSVLAEYAHPDALPELSAVSDRLRDWRFYDGFRVDAGAPARQPHVGTRTPVLSDDGSDLAAAVQTIIETTFDDLARAVADAFDGATISVAVNDGLFDLQLRQRGMLRPLRATELSDGTLRFLLWATALASPRPPSLMVLNEPETSLHPDLIRPLATLVRAAAKRSQVLVVTHSGALLDFLETTPAADEQRDAAIEVELYKQWGETKVAGFGMLNTPSWHWGKR; translated from the coding sequence ATGCTGCAGACGATCGCGATCCGGGGTTACCGCTCGCTGCGGGAGGTGATCCTGCCGCTGGCCGAACTCACGGTGGTCACCGGGGCCAACGGCTCCGGCAAGTCGTCGATCTACCGGGCCCTGCGGCTGCTGGCGGACTGCGGGCGCGGCCAGGTGATCGGCTCGCTGGCCCGTGAGGGCGGTCTGCAGTCCGTCCTGTGGGCCGGTCCCGAGCAGCCGTCCGAGCACACCCAGGGCACCACCCGCACCCGCCCGGTTTCCCTCGAACTCGGCTTCGCCGCAGATGATTTCGGCTACCTGGTGGACCTGGGCCTGCCACAGATGGCCGGTTCCGGAGGTGAGCCGTCGGCATTCACCCATGACCCCGAGATCAAACGGGAGGTGGTGTTCGCCGGACCGGTGTTGCGTCCGGCATCGACGCTGGTGCGCCGTACCCGCGAATACGCCGAGGTCGCTGCACAATCCGGCCGGGGTTTCGATGAGCTGACCCGTTCGCTGCCCTCGTACCGCAGCGTGCTCGCCGAGTACGCCCACCCCGACGCGCTACCGGAACTCTCCGCGGTGTCGGATCGGCTGCGCGACTGGCGGTTCTACGACGGATTCCGGGTCGACGCCGGTGCGCCGGCCCGCCAACCCCATGTCGGAACCCGCACCCCGGTGCTCTCCGATGACGGCTCCGATCTGGCTGCGGCGGTACAGACGATCATCGAAACGACCTTCGACGATCTCGCCCGCGCGGTGGCCGACGCCTTCGACGGAGCCACGATCTCGGTGGCGGTCAACGATGGCCTGTTCGATCTGCAACTCCGTCAGCGCGGCATGCTTCGGCCGTTGCGTGCCACCGAATTATCCGACGGCACACTGCGTTTCCTGCTCTGGGCGACGGCACTGGCCAGTCCGCGTCCGCCGTCGCTCATGGTGCTCAACGAGCCGGAGACCTCGTTGCACCCCGATCTGATCCGACCGCTGGCCACTCTGGTCCGCGCGGCCGCCAAGCGGTCTCAGGTGCTGGTCGTGACGCATTCGGGTGCGCTGTTGGATTTCCTGGAGACCACCCCGGCTGCCGACGAGCAGCGGGACGCCGCGATCGAGGTCGAGCTCTACAAACAATGGGGCGAGACGAAGGTAGCGGGCTTCGGCATGCTCAACACCCCGTCATGGCACTGGGGAAAGCGTTAG
- a CDS encoding SDR family oxidoreductase — MGSDTAGNGRADFRGKKCLITGAASGIGRATALALAAQGAELYLTDRDEARLTQTVADAEALGAEVPAHRALDISDYDQVAAFGADIHAAHSSMDVVMNIAGVSAWGTVDQLTHQHWRSMIDVNLMGPIHVIETFLPPMVQARRGGHLVNVSSAAGIVALPWHSAYSASKYGLRGLSEVLRFDLARHRIGVSVVVPGAVKTGLVQTVEIAGVDREDPNVQKWVDRFAGHAISAEKAADKILAGMRRNRFLIYTSVDIRALYAFKRAAWWPYSVAMRQVNVLFSRALRPKSAQR, encoded by the coding sequence ATGGGGAGTGATACCGCGGGTAACGGCCGGGCGGACTTTCGGGGTAAGAAATGTCTGATCACGGGTGCGGCAAGCGGGATCGGCCGGGCCACCGCCCTCGCCCTGGCGGCGCAGGGAGCCGAGCTGTACCTGACCGACCGTGACGAAGCGAGGCTGACCCAGACCGTCGCCGATGCCGAGGCACTCGGCGCCGAGGTGCCTGCGCACCGGGCGCTGGACATCTCCGACTACGACCAGGTGGCCGCGTTCGGCGCCGACATCCATGCCGCACATTCGTCGATGGATGTGGTGATGAACATCGCCGGGGTGTCAGCCTGGGGGACCGTTGACCAACTGACCCACCAGCACTGGCGCTCGATGATCGACGTCAACCTGATGGGTCCGATCCACGTGATCGAGACCTTTCTACCGCCGATGGTGCAGGCCCGGCGGGGCGGGCACCTGGTGAACGTATCGTCGGCCGCGGGCATTGTCGCGCTGCCCTGGCACAGTGCCTACAGCGCCAGCAAGTACGGCCTGCGTGGGCTGAGTGAAGTGCTGCGTTTCGACCTGGCGCGGCACCGCATCGGGGTATCGGTCGTCGTGCCCGGCGCGGTGAAAACCGGCCTGGTGCAGACTGTTGAGATCGCCGGCGTCGACCGCGAAGATCCCAATGTGCAGAAATGGGTGGACCGATTCGCCGGTCACGCCATCTCAGCGGAGAAAGCCGCCGACAAGATCCTGGCCGGGATGAGGCGCAACCGGTTCCTGATCTACACGTCGGTCGACATTCGCGCACTGTACGCCTTCAAGCGGGCCGCATGGTGGCCCTACAGCGTGGCCATGCGTCAGGTGAACGTGTTGTTCAGCCGGGCATTGCGGCCGAAATCCGCGCAGCGCTAA
- a CDS encoding TetR/AcrR family transcriptional regulator, with protein sequence MTAESIPGAGSSPAGRSQARLSRGDRQREAIVTAVRELLEEQSFADMSVSTISERAGVARSGFYFYFDSKYAVLAVIVSEAMEQLAALTHNYAPRDAGETPAAFAKRMVGSAATVFATNDPIMSACTVAQNTDAQIRELMNDYEDAVIEQIVGLVEQDDGARPISDDLPALVRTLVATTALTLSHDSAFVGRATDPARALEVVERLWLNALWGGQEA encoded by the coding sequence ATGACAGCCGAATCGATCCCCGGCGCCGGCAGCAGCCCTGCCGGCCGGTCGCAGGCCCGGCTCAGTCGGGGGGACCGGCAGCGGGAAGCGATCGTGACGGCCGTCCGGGAACTGCTCGAAGAGCAGTCGTTCGCCGACATGTCGGTGAGCACGATCAGTGAGCGCGCCGGGGTGGCCCGGTCGGGCTTCTACTTCTACTTCGATTCGAAGTACGCGGTGCTGGCGGTGATCGTGTCCGAGGCGATGGAACAACTCGCCGCGTTGACGCACAACTACGCGCCCCGCGACGCCGGCGAAACACCGGCCGCCTTCGCCAAGCGGATGGTCGGCAGTGCGGCCACCGTGTTCGCCACCAACGATCCGATCATGTCGGCCTGCACCGTCGCGCAGAACACCGACGCCCAGATCCGGGAGTTGATGAACGACTACGAGGACGCCGTGATCGAGCAGATCGTGGGCCTCGTCGAACAGGACGACGGGGCGCGTCCGATCTCGGACGACCTTCCCGCGCTGGTACGCACCCTGGTGGCGACCACCGCGCTGACGCTCTCGCACGACTCGGCCTTCGTGGGACGGGCCACCGACCCGGCACGTGCGCTCGAGGTGGTCGAGCGACTGTGGCTCAACGCGCTGTGGGGTGGCCAGGAGGCCTAG
- a CDS encoding cytochrome P450 — MATISTPHYLLDQARRRFTPTPNTLPGMGLLEKRLKAKQWDQFVLADPPAGSGLKPVLGDSGLPIIGHMIEIFRGGPEFVLEQYRKHGPVYYAQTPALSSVMALGPDATQAVFSNRNKEYSQRAWDPVIGPFFEGGLMLLDGEEHMFHRRIMQDAFTRSRLTGYVPHIDSVAKAVIANDWVPNDARFLFHPAMKELTLDIASEVFMGVPAGTDRKLVTTVNEAFSTTTRAGNAIVRKPVPPLSWWRGIQKRKTLNDYFSTRIAEKRRAESTDMFSVLCHATDEDGQSFTDEQIVAHMIFLMMAAHDTSTSTMTTMAYHLAANPQWQDRLREESERIGAGPLDIDALEKLETYDLVINESLRMQTPLPFNFRRAVRDTDLLGFYIPAGTDVVTWPSINHMLPELWTDPQTFDPMRFAEPRNEHKKHRYAFAPFGGGAHKCIGMVFGQLEIKTVMHRLLSRYRLELVHPGYRPRYDYGGMPVPIDGMPIVLRPLH; from the coding sequence ATGGCAACCATCAGCACCCCGCACTACCTGCTCGATCAGGCCAGGCGTCGGTTCACCCCGACGCCCAACACGCTGCCTGGCATGGGGCTCTTGGAGAAGCGACTCAAGGCCAAGCAGTGGGACCAGTTCGTGCTGGCCGACCCGCCGGCCGGCAGCGGCCTCAAGCCGGTCCTTGGCGATTCCGGACTGCCGATCATCGGCCACATGATCGAGATCTTCCGCGGTGGCCCCGAGTTCGTCCTGGAGCAGTACCGCAAGCACGGCCCGGTCTATTACGCTCAGACCCCGGCGTTGTCCTCGGTGATGGCACTCGGACCCGATGCCACCCAGGCGGTGTTCTCCAACCGCAACAAGGAGTACTCGCAGCGGGCCTGGGATCCGGTGATCGGACCCTTCTTCGAGGGTGGTCTGATGCTGCTCGACGGCGAGGAGCACATGTTCCACCGCCGGATCATGCAGGACGCCTTCACCCGCAGCCGGCTCACCGGCTACGTACCGCACATCGACTCCGTCGCCAAGGCCGTGATCGCCAACGACTGGGTACCCAACGACGCCAGGTTCCTGTTCCACCCGGCGATGAAAGAGCTCACCCTCGACATCGCCTCCGAGGTGTTCATGGGTGTGCCCGCAGGAACCGACCGCAAGCTGGTGACGACGGTCAACGAGGCCTTCAGCACCACCACCCGGGCCGGCAACGCGATCGTCCGCAAACCGGTGCCGCCGCTGTCCTGGTGGCGCGGCATCCAGAAACGCAAAACGCTGAACGACTACTTCTCCACCCGGATCGCCGAGAAGCGACGCGCCGAGAGCACCGACATGTTCAGCGTGCTGTGTCACGCCACCGACGAGGACGGCCAGAGCTTCACCGACGAGCAGATCGTCGCCCACATGATCTTCCTGATGATGGCCGCGCACGACACCTCGACGTCGACGATGACGACGATGGCCTATCACCTGGCGGCCAACCCGCAGTGGCAGGACCGGCTGCGTGAGGAGTCGGAGCGCATCGGCGCCGGCCCGCTGGACATCGACGCACTGGAGAAGCTGGAAACCTATGACCTGGTGATCAACGAGTCGCTGCGGATGCAGACGCCGCTGCCGTTCAACTTCCGCCGGGCGGTACGCGACACCGATCTGCTGGGCTTCTACATCCCGGCCGGCACCGACGTGGTGACCTGGCCGTCGATCAACCACATGCTGCCGGAGCTGTGGACCGATCCGCAGACCTTCGACCCGATGCGGTTCGCCGAGCCCCGCAACGAGCACAAGAAGCACCGCTACGCGTTCGCCCCGTTCGGCGGCGGCGCGCACAAGTGCATCGGCATGGTGTTCGGTCAGCTGGAGATCAAGACCGTGATGCACCGGCTGCTCAGCCGCTACCGGCTCGAGCTTGTTCATCCCGGCTATCGGCCGCGCTATGACTACGGCGGCATGCCGGTGCCGATCGACGGCATGCCGATCGTGCTGCGACCGCTGCACTGA
- a CDS encoding 2-isopropylmalate synthase: MQLSTSAPQSATPPSFAAHFSNPLPRGLREAGESASWDQFLDEYAAGPGALKLGQWTCTDTGRSAGRLGPQARHYQATLALGDTISTSTAAASGPIAALTEMLYARGITVETRSFHQLPTGGRTATFIEGCDGLHSQWAMGLADDPVQSALSAVIACANRLMAA; the protein is encoded by the coding sequence ATGCAACTCAGCACATCGGCACCGCAATCGGCCACACCGCCGTCGTTCGCCGCCCATTTCTCCAACCCGCTGCCGCGTGGCCTGCGCGAAGCCGGCGAGTCGGCATCCTGGGACCAATTCCTGGACGAGTACGCAGCCGGCCCGGGTGCATTGAAACTGGGCCAGTGGACCTGCACCGATACCGGGCGTTCAGCCGGCCGGCTGGGTCCGCAGGCTCGCCACTACCAGGCCACATTGGCCCTGGGTGACACCATCAGCACCTCGACCGCGGCCGCGAGCGGACCCATCGCTGCACTGACCGAGATGCTCTACGCGCGTGGCATCACCGTCGAGACCAGGTCCTTTCACCAGTTGCCCACCGGTGGCCGGACCGCGACGTTCATCGAGGGCTGCGACGGACTGCACAGCCAGTGGGCCATGGGTCTGGCCGACGACCCGGTGCAGTCGGCACTGTCCGCGGTGATTGCCTGCGCCAATCGGCTGATGGCGGCCTGA
- a CDS encoding sulfite exporter TauE/SafE family protein, producing MSVGEVALLVLAGIAGGLTGSIAGLASVATYPALLLIGLPPVTANVTNTVALVFNGVGSVLGSRPELAGQREWIKRIIPIAVAGGAVGAALLLCTPAEGFERVVPALLAFASVAILLPRGRGRETRVANHREHRIKVTMEAAAIFLITVYGGYFGAAAGVLLLALLLRTGGATLAHANAAKNVILGVANAVAALAFIVVAPVYWPAVIPLGAGCLIGSRLGPVIVRHAPAAPLRFLIGAAGVALAVKLGLDTY from the coding sequence ATGAGCGTCGGCGAGGTCGCCCTGCTCGTCCTGGCCGGGATTGCCGGCGGACTGACCGGCAGCATCGCCGGCCTCGCCTCGGTGGCCACCTACCCCGCACTGCTGCTGATCGGATTGCCCCCGGTCACCGCGAACGTGACCAACACCGTGGCTCTGGTGTTCAACGGCGTCGGATCGGTGCTGGGGTCTCGGCCCGAGCTGGCCGGGCAGCGCGAGTGGATCAAACGGATCATCCCGATCGCGGTGGCCGGTGGGGCGGTCGGCGCGGCCCTACTGCTGTGCACCCCGGCCGAGGGTTTCGAGCGGGTGGTCCCGGCTCTCCTGGCGTTCGCGTCGGTGGCGATTCTGCTGCCGCGCGGCCGCGGACGGGAGACCCGGGTGGCCAACCATCGAGAACATCGGATCAAGGTCACCATGGAGGCCGCGGCCATCTTTCTGATCACCGTCTATGGCGGCTATTTCGGTGCCGCCGCCGGGGTGCTGCTGCTGGCACTGCTGTTGCGGACCGGCGGCGCGACACTCGCGCATGCCAACGCCGCCAAGAACGTGATCCTCGGCGTCGCCAACGCGGTGGCGGCGCTGGCGTTCATCGTGGTGGCCCCGGTGTATTGGCCGGCCGTCATCCCGTTGGGTGCGGGGTGTCTGATCGGCTCCCGCCTGGGCCCGGTGATCGTGCGGCACGCACCGGCTGCGCCACTGCGGTTCCTGATCGGTGCGGCCGGCGTGGCCCTTGCCGTCAAGCTGGGGCTCGACACGTACTGA
- a CDS encoding phosphotransferase family protein, producing the protein MPDDVQELPTLSVTDQNAIQRWLQDARIGTTLTDVAPLTGGTQNIVVGMSVDGRRMVLRRPPLHPRPTSDKTMLREIAVLRTLAGSAVPHPGFIAACTDLDVIGVVFYLMEEVDGFNPGTEVSEAYRDDADLRYRVGLSYAASLAELGNVAWENSELAAIRRPGSFLARQVPQFLGLLDSYRHEQYSPEALTGVGELAQWLEDNRPADTEPGIMHGDAHLNNVLLRRDTPELAAFIDWEMCTIGDPLLDLGWMLVCWPDDPNPINAGSALAALGGLAHRSELIEAYRAAGGRQTDRLDWYVALACFKLGIVIEGTWSRYLAGRASRDAGEQLHASAENLLGLGTRVTKGDNPFG; encoded by the coding sequence ATGCCCGACGACGTTCAGGAATTGCCGACACTCAGTGTCACCGATCAGAACGCCATTCAGCGGTGGTTGCAGGATGCGCGGATCGGAACGACCCTGACCGACGTGGCACCGCTGACCGGCGGGACCCAGAACATCGTCGTGGGTATGAGCGTCGACGGTCGCCGAATGGTACTGCGGCGTCCGCCTTTACACCCACGACCGACCAGTGACAAGACCATGTTGCGGGAGATCGCGGTGCTGCGCACCTTGGCGGGTTCGGCCGTGCCGCATCCGGGGTTCATCGCTGCCTGCACCGATCTCGACGTGATCGGCGTGGTGTTCTACCTGATGGAAGAGGTCGACGGGTTCAACCCCGGTACCGAGGTTAGCGAGGCCTACCGCGACGACGCCGACCTGCGCTACCGGGTCGGGTTGTCCTACGCCGCCAGTCTGGCGGAGCTGGGCAATGTCGCCTGGGAGAACAGTGAACTCGCCGCCATCCGCCGGCCGGGTTCCTTTCTGGCCCGGCAAGTTCCACAGTTCCTCGGTCTGCTCGACAGCTACCGCCACGAGCAGTATTCGCCCGAGGCGTTGACGGGGGTGGGGGAGTTGGCGCAGTGGCTGGAGGACAACCGACCGGCCGACACCGAACCTGGCATCATGCACGGCGACGCACACCTCAACAACGTCCTGCTGCGCCGCGACACCCCCGAACTGGCGGCGTTCATCGACTGGGAGATGTGCACGATCGGAGATCCACTGCTCGATCTCGGGTGGATGCTGGTGTGCTGGCCCGACGATCCCAATCCGATCAACGCGGGGTCGGCGCTTGCGGCGCTCGGCGGACTCGCCCACCGCAGTGAACTCATCGAGGCGTACCGCGCCGCCGGAGGCCGCCAGACAGATCGGCTGGATTGGTATGTGGCGCTGGCCTGTTTCAAACTCGGCATCGTCATCGAGGGCACCTGGTCGCGTTACCTGGCCGGGCGGGCCAGCCGCGACGCCGGCGAGCAACTGCACGCCTCGGCGGAGAATCTCCTTGGGCTGGGAACGCGGGTCACCAAGGGCGACAACCCGTTCGGCTGA
- a CDS encoding class I SAM-dependent methyltransferase, with product MNVTTTDIELEAKHRALWALGDYAAIAATIVRPLGPVLVEASGIGPGDRVLDVAAGTGNVAIPAAATGARVTASDLCPELVQEGRRLSADAGVTIDWAEANAEALPYADNSFDAALSCIGVMFAPHHQQAADELVRVTRPGGRIGLISWTPEGFIGQLFATMKPYVPAPPPGVSPPPRWGDEDYLRGLLGDRIGELTCERRELDVTAYPDGAAFRDHFKADYGPTISAYRAIAADADRVAALDAEIAALGDKFLTGSTMPWEYLLTVANTH from the coding sequence ATGAACGTCACGACCACCGACATCGAGCTTGAGGCCAAACACCGGGCACTGTGGGCGCTGGGTGACTACGCGGCGATCGCCGCGACCATCGTGCGTCCCTTGGGGCCCGTCCTGGTCGAGGCCAGCGGTATCGGGCCCGGTGACCGCGTACTCGACGTCGCGGCCGGCACCGGCAACGTGGCCATTCCGGCCGCCGCGACGGGCGCGCGGGTGACCGCCAGCGACTTGTGCCCGGAACTGGTCCAAGAGGGACGTCGGCTCAGTGCTGACGCCGGAGTCACGATCGACTGGGCCGAGGCCAACGCCGAAGCGTTACCCTATGCCGACAACTCGTTCGACGCCGCGCTGTCCTGCATCGGGGTGATGTTCGCCCCGCACCACCAGCAGGCCGCTGATGAACTTGTGCGAGTGACCCGCCCGGGCGGGCGGATCGGTCTGATCTCCTGGACACCAGAAGGATTCATCGGCCAGTTGTTCGCCACCATGAAGCCGTACGTGCCCGCACCGCCACCCGGGGTGTCCCCGCCGCCGAGGTGGGGAGACGAGGACTACCTGCGGGGTCTCCTTGGCGACCGGATCGGCGAGTTGACCTGTGAGCGGCGGGAACTGGACGTCACCGCCTACCCCGATGGCGCAGCATTCCGTGACCATTTCAAGGCCGACTACGGTCCGACGATCTCGGCCTACCGGGCCATCGCCGCCGACGCCGATCGGGTTGCGGCCCTGGACGCGGAGATCGCCGCGCTCGGCGACAAGTTCCTCACCGGTTCCACGATGCCGTGGGAATACCTGCTGACGGTGGCGAACACGCACTGA